A portion of the Cryptomeria japonica chromosome 5, Sugi_1.0, whole genome shotgun sequence genome contains these proteins:
- the LOC131876087 gene encoding brassinosteroid-responsive RING protein 1-like, which yields MGLPVGLRNITIPRVLLYLALVMAYLETGIYWFLSGIGLSEAPEEEINLWREFSEISSAISSSSGQMIKRRLSVITFRNVAEKLIEIEEDFLCAVCLSSLKENDEIRELRNCCHIFHRNCLDKWIDNNEDTCPFCRCVLLPPIQSVDE from the coding sequence ATGGGACTTCCTGTAGGTCTTCGTAATATCACTATACCCAGAGTGCTGCTATACTTGGCGTTAGTCATGGCTTATTTAGAGACTGGAATTTATTGGTTTCTTTCTGGTATTGGGCTGAGCGAGGCACCAGAAGAAGAGATCAATCTTTGGCGAGAATTCTCAGAAATTTCTTCTGCCATTTCTTCTTCTTCGGGGCAGATGATTAAGCGTAGGTTGTCTGTCATAACATTCCGAAATGTTGCAGAGAAGTTGATTGAGATTGAAGAGGATTTTCTATGCGCGGTCTGCTTGAGCTCTCTCAAAGAAAATGATGAAATCCGAGAGTTGCGCAATTGCTGCCACATTTTTCACAGAAATTGTTTGGATAAATGGATTGATAACAATGAGGATACCTGCCCTTTCTGCAGGTGTGTTCTGCTTCCACCGATTCAAAGTGTTGatgaatga